ATAAACTGTCTCCGATATGGTTCATTTTATAAGGATACAATGAATAGTGTGAAATTGCAAATTTTGTTTAGTATGTCCGCTAAAACCGCTTATTCATACTGATAAAAGGATTTTTGCCACTTGACAATTATTTCATACGGTTGTACGCTATTAACATGGTGTAAATAATTGGTAATCAATTTGATTACGCTATGTTTGAAGGCGGTGCAATATGGGTGAAAGGGAATACGGTAAGTTTTTAAAACATCTCAGAATCAATAATGAAGAGATGCTGCAAGATATGGCACAAAAACTGGATATAAAATCTTCATATTTAAGCGCTATAGAAAGCGATCATCGTGATATTCCGGTTGATTTAACAGAGAAGATCAGTAAGGTTTATAATCTTTCAGAGGAAGACAGGCAAAAGCTGCATCAAGCGGAGCTTGAGCGGGATCGTAAAGCGGTGCAGCTGGATTTGGAAAAAATAAAGGATAATGTACTTGCAAAAGAAACAGTGTTGTCGTTTGCAAATAGGTTTTCGTCATTAACAGACGAACAGTTATCAGCCATTCAGGATATTCTGAATAAAAAAGAGGAGGTCTGTTATCGTATTGATTGCGAAAAGTAAAGCCGTTTAAGTTCTGGTACAACTTAAAACGGCTTTTAGGTCAAGAATAAGGATAAACCTTTTCTAAATCTGACTTATAGAATTTAGTTTATCCTTGTTCTTTTGTCAATGGCTGTGATGCTCAAAAGCACACATGCAACAACAATAACGCATAAGCAATAAAACGTTGCTTTGCAAAAGTCCGATAAAGGACGAGGAAACTTATTAT
This sequence is a window from Treponema brennaborense DSM 12168. Protein-coding genes within it:
- a CDS encoding helix-turn-helix domain-containing protein — protein: MGEREYGKFLKHLRINNEEMLQDMAQKLDIKSSYLSAIESDHRDIPVDLTEKISKVYNLSEEDRQKLHQAELERDRKAVQLDLEKIKDNVLAKETVLSFANRFSSLTDEQLSAIQDILNKKEEVCYRIDCEK